The nucleotide window ATTGGTCAGCAGCAGGAGTGAACTCACGTGCGACCACCTGCCCAGTTCTCGGGTTGGTCCGCCCTTTGCTGTGTGCGGTCCTGCCTGCTTCGCTCGCCCATGACGTCTGGTTCCTCCTCGGTCCCTGCGACGGGGGCACCCCCCGGCCTCGGCCGGGGTGTCTGCGGCACTGCTTCGTACGGGTCCTGACAGCCGCGCGGCACGTGGCTGAAAGCACAAAAGGATCCGGGGGCAACGCTGCCCGGATCCTTCCTGCCCAGCAGAATAGCTCACATGACTCCCGGACCCGAGGCCGATTTTGCGCGTTCTTGTGTTCCCTCGATCACTTCGAGTGGTCAGCGGGTGTGTCTGTTGACCTCCGACGGGGTCCGGATCGAGGCCGCCCACACCCCCCGCCGGGCCCCGTACGGAGCGGATCCGGGCGCCTGCGCCGACGCCCCGGCGATCGTCCTCGCACACGGCTTCACAGGGGCGCTGGAGCGCCCCGCACTGCGTCGGGTGGCCGCCGCATTTTCCCAGCATGCGGACGTGATCACGTTTTCTTTCCGTGGACATGGCGGCTCCGGCGGGCGGTCCACCGTCGGCGACCGCGAGGTGGAGGATCTGGCCGCCGCGGTCCGCTGGGCCCGCGCCCTGGGCCACCGCCGGGTCGCCACCGTCGGCTTCTCCATGGGCGGCTCGGTCGTCCTGCGGCATGCGGCCCTCCACGGCCCGGGGGCGCACGAAGAGCGCACCGGTGCGCACCCCGACACGGCCGTCTCGGTGAGCGCCCCGGCCCGCTGGTACTACCGCGGCACCGCGTCCATGCGCCGCGTCCGCTGGGCCATCACCCGCCCCGCCGGCCGGCTCGTCTCCCGGCTCGGGCTGCGCACCCGGATCCACCCCGAGGACTGGGACCCGGTCCCGCTCTCCCCCACCGAGGCCGTGCCGCGGATCGCGCCCACGCCGCTGCTGCTGGTCCACGGCGACCGCGACCCGTATTTCCCCCTCGACCATCCGCACATGCTGATGTCGGCCGCCGACCCCGCGACGACGGAGCTGTGGATCGAGCGGGGCTTCGGGCACGCGGAGAACGCGGCGGGGCCGGAGCTGCTGGGGCGGATCGGGGAGTGGATCGCGGCCCGCACCCCGGCGTAGCGCCGCGGCGGCCGGCCCGCCGCGCTCACTCCGGCTCGGCCACCGCCTCGGCGAACTGCGCCGCGTACAGGCGGGCGTAGGCGCCGCCCGCCGCCAGCAGGGCGTCATGGGGGCCCTGCTCGACGATCGCGCCGTTCTCCATCACCAGGATGACGTCGGCGTCGCGGATCGTGGAGAGCCGGTGGGCGATGACGAAGCTGGTGCGGCCGCTGCGGAGCCGGGCCATCGCGTGCTGGATGAGCACCTCGGTGCGGGTGTCGACCGAGCTGGTGGCCTCGTCCAGGACGAGGATGGCCGGTTCCGCCAGGAAGGCCCGGGCGATGGTGATCAGCTGCTTCTCACCGACCGAGACATTGGCGCCCTCGTCGTCGAGCACCGTCTCGTAGCCGTCCGGCAGGGTGCGCACGAAGCGGTCGACATGGGTGGCCCTGGCCGCCGCCACGATCTTGTCCATGGAGGTGCCCGCGGGCGCTCCGTAGGCGATGTTCTCCGCGATCGTGCCGCCGAAGAGCCAGGTGTCCTGGAGGACCATGCCGATGTGGGAGCGCAGCTCCTCACGTGCCATGCCGGCGATGTCGGTGCCGTCGAGGGTGATCCGGCCGCCGCGTACCTCGTAGAAGCGCATCAGCAGATTGACGAGTGTGGTCTTGCCGGCGCCCGTCGGGCCGACGATCGCCACCGTCTGCCCGGGGTGGACGGCCAGCGACAGGTCCTCGATGAGCGGCTTGTCGGCCGCGTAGTGGAAGGTGACGTCCTCGAACTCGACGCGTCCCTCGACCCGCTCGGGCCGGGCCGGGCGGGCGGCGTCGGGCTCCTGCTCGGCGGCGTCGAGGAGTTCGAAGACCCGCTCGGCGGAGGCGACGCCGGACTGGACGAGGTTGGCCATCGAGGCGACCTGGGTGAGCGGCTGGCTGAACTGCCGGGAGTACTGGACGAAGGCCTGGACGTCACCGATGGACAGCGCCCCGGAGGCGACCCGCAGACCGCCGACGACCGCCACCATGACGTAGTTCAGATTGCCGATGAACATCATCGCGGGCTGGATGATCCCGGAGATGAACTGGGCCCGGAACCCGGCGGCGTACAGCGCGTCGTTCTGCTCGCGGAACAGCTCGGCGGACTCGCGCTGGCGGCCGAAGACCTTCACCAGGCTGTGGCCGGTGTACATCTCCTCGATGTGCGCGTTGAGCTTGCCGGTGGTCTTCCACTGCTGGACGAACTGCGGCTGGGCCCGCTTGCCGACCTGGGTGGCGACGACGATCGAGACCGGGACCGTGACCAGGGCGACCAGCGCCAGCAGCCACGAGATCCAGAACATCATCACCAGCACCCCGGCGATGGTCAGCAGCGAGGCCACGATCTGGCTGAGGGTCTGCTGCAGCGTCTGCTGGATGTTGTCGATGTCGTTGGTGGCCCGGGAGAGCACCTCACCGCGCTGCTGCCGGTCGAAGTAGCTCAGCGGCAGCCGTGCCAGCTTCTCCTCGACCTGCTCGCGCAGCCGGAAGACGGTCCGCTGGACGACGCGGGTGGCGATCCGGGCCTGGACGAAGCCGAACACCGCGGCGCCCAGGTAGATCAGGGTGGCCCAGAGCAGGACCCCGCCGACGGCACCGAAATCGATGCCCCGGCCGGGGACGACCGGCATCGTGCCGAGCATGTCGGCGAGCCCGCCCTGACCGTGGGCGCGCAGCCGGTCCATCGCCTGGGCCTTGCTGAGCCCCTCGGGCAGCCGGCGGCCGATCACGCCGGACATGATCAGGTCGGTGGCCCGGCCCAGGACCTTGGGGCCCACCACCGTCAGCGTCACGCTGGCGACGGCCAGCACCAGCGCGATGCCGATGACGCCGCGCTCGGGCCGCATCTGGGACAGCAGCCGCTTGCCGGAGCCCTTGAAGTCCATGGACTTCTCGGTGGGCTGGCCGCCCATCATCCGGGCGGGCCCGACCGCCGGGGCCGGGCCTCTTCGGGGCGCCGCCGGAGCGCTCTGCTCGCCGGCTGCCGGGGTCCCGGCGGCCGGCGCCCTGTCCGCGGTGGTCACGCCGCCTCCTGCTCGGTGAGCTGGGAGAGCACGATCTCCCGGTAGGTCTCGTTGCCGGCCATCAGCTCGGTGTGGGTACCGGTGCCGACGACCCGGCCCTCGTCCAGGACGACGATCCGGTCGGCCCCGCGGATCGTGGCGACCCGCTGGGCGACGATCACCACCGTCGCGCGGTCGGTCTCCCGGGACAGCGCGGCCCGCAGCGCCGCGTCCGTCGCGTAGTCCAGCGCGGAGAAGGAGTCGTCGAAGAGGTAGATCTCGGGACGGCGCACCAGCGCCCGCGCGATGGCCAGCCGCTGCCGCTGACCGCCGGAGACATTGCCGCCGCCCTGCGCGACGGGGGCCGCCAGCCCGCCCTCCATCCGCTCGACGAACTCCCGCGCCTGGGCGGTCTCCAGCGCCTGCCACAGCTCGTCGTCGGTGGCGTCCGGGTTGCCGTAGCGCAGGTTGCTGGCGACGGTGCCGGAGAAGAGGTACGGCTTCTGCGGGACCAGGCCTATGGTCCGGGCCAGCGTCTCGTGGTCGAGGGTGCGGACGTCCTCGCCGTCCACCAGGACCGCGCCGCCGGTCGCGTCGAACAGCCGCGGTACGAGGCCCAGCAGGGTCGACTTGCCGGAGCCCGTCGAACCGATGACGGCGGTGGTCTCACCCGGGCGGGCGATCAGCGAGATGTCCTTGAGGACCGGCTGCTCGGCACCGGGGAAGCGGAACTCGACGTGGCGCAGCTCCAGTTCGCCGTGCCGGCGCAGCGTGGTGACCGGGTTTTCCGGCGGGGTGACGCTGGAGTCGGTCGACAGCACCTCCTGGATGCGCTCGGCGCAGACCTCCGCGCGCGGCAGCATCATCACCATGAACGTCGCCATCATGATCGACATCAGGATGTACATGAGGTAGCTGAGGAACGCCGTCAGCGCGCCGATCTGCATGTCGTTGGCGTCGATCCGCAGCCCGCCGAACCAGACGACGGCCACGCTGGAGAGGTTCACGATCAGCATGACCAGCGGGAACATCATCGACATCAGCCGGCCGGAACGCAGCGACACCTCGAACAGATCGGTGTTCGCCCCGGCGAACCGCTCGCGCTCGTAGCCGTCGCGGACGAAGGCGCGGATGACGCGGATGCCGGTGATCTGCTCGCGCAGTACGCGGTTGACGGTGTCGATGCGCTGCTGCACCCCGCGGAAGAGCGGGCGCAGCCGGCGCACGATCAGGGAGATCAGCACCCCCAGGACCGGGACGATGACCAGCAGCAGACCGGACAGCGGCACGTCCTGGTTGAGCGCCATCAGCACGCCGCCGATGCACATGATCGGCGCCGTGACCATCATCGTGAACGTCATCAGCACCAGCATCTGGACCTGCTGGACGTCATTGGTGGTGCGGGTGATCAGCGACGGCGCCCCGAACGCGCCCACTTCCCGGGAGGAGAAGGACTGCACCCGGTCGAAGACCGCGGCGCGGAGGTCCCGGCCGAGCGCCATGGCCGTCCGGGCACCGAAGTAGACGGCACCGATCGCGCAGACGATCTGCAGCAGAGTGACGGCGATCATGAAGCCGCCGGTGCCGAAGATGTAGCCCGTGTCCCCCTTCACCACGCCGTTGTCGATGATGTCGGCGTTGAGGGTGGGCAGAAAGAGGGTGGCCAGCGTCTGGATCAGCTGGAGCAGCACGATCAGGGAGATCGCGCGTCTGTGGGGCCGCAGATGTCCCCGTACAAGTCGGACCAACACACAGTGAGCCTAAGCGAACATGTGCCCACGGCAACCGAATTTCCCCGTTCTGCCCCGCTTGGACAGACAGCCTTTGCCAGAAGTTGCCGGAACCGGAGCGGCCGCCGCGTACGCCATCATGGAGGCGGCAACGACGGGGCGCCCGCCACCACCGGCAGCCCCCGACCGACACGACGCACACCACGCACACCACGCACACGACGAACACGACGAAGAGGCCGCCGTGACAACAACTGGCACCGTGCGCTATTGGGCAGCGGCCAAGGCCGCCGCCGGCACGGCAGAGGAGCCGTATGCGGCGGCGACGCTCGCCGAGGCACTCGACGCGGCGCGGGCGGTGCACGCCGCGAACCCCGAGTTCGCCCGCGTGCTGCTGCGCTGCTCGTTCCTGGTGGACGGCGATCCGGTCGGCACCCGAGACCACGGGACGGTGGCGCTGGCCGAGGGCGGGACCGTCGAGGTACTGCCGCCGTTCGCGGGAGGGTGAGCACACGATCATGAGCGACAACCAGCCGCAGCACCGCAATCCGTATCCGCCGCACGACCCCGCCGCGCGGCACGACCCGTACGGCCGGCCGGATCCGTACGCGCCACAGGACCCGTACGCCGCGCAGGACCCGTACGCCCCGCAGGATCCCTACGCCGCGCAGCAGCAGGGGCACGACCCCTACGGGCAGCCTGCGTACGGGCAGCAGGCGGGGCACGACCCGTACGGGCAGCAGTACGGGCGGGACCCGTACGGACGCGATCAGTACGGGCGGGAGGCGTACGGGCAGCAGCAGTACGGGCACCGGCCGCAGCACGCACGGCCACAGCCGCAGCAGTCCCAGCAGCCGCAATCACAGCAGCCCCCGCAGCAGCCCCAGCAGCCGCAGCACCCGCAACATCAACCGCAGCAGCAGCCGCAGCCGCCCTACGGCCACGACGGCTACCGCATCCCGTCCGCGGAGACCTCGCAGCTGCCCACCCAGCACCAGAGCGCGCGGCCGGCCGAGGACCCCTACGGCCGCGCACACCCCCAGCAGGCCAGGCCGGCGCCCGCCGCGCCCGCGGCCAAGCCGCCGCTGCCCACCCCGCCGGTCTCCAGCGCCCCGCTCGCGGCCAACCAGCGGGCCCGCGCCGAGGGCCGCTCGCCGATCATCCCGCCCGGCATCCAGCCGGCCGCGCTGACCGCCGGGCTCGCCCTGCTGCTGGCGCTGACCGCACCGCTGAGCCGCCCGGTGCTCGCCGTCCCGGTGGCGCTGCTGCAGGCCGTCACCGCCGCCGGCTGGTTCCGGCTGAACGGCATGTGGCCGGCCCGCCAGGGCATCGCGCTCGCCTTCCTCGCCGGTCTGACCACCGATGTCGCGCTGCTGGCCACCGACCGCGCGAGCGCGCCGCTGGTGGGCATCGGCACGCTCGGCGTGTGGTGCCTGTTCGTCCTCGTCCTCCAGCTGCGCAACCGCAGCAGCGCCGACGAGCGGATGTACGCACTGACCGCGGGCCTGACCTCGACCGCGCTCGCGGTGCTCGCCGGCGGCCAGCTCGCGGCGAGCCCGCATGCGGTGGTGGTCGGCGCCGCCGGCGCCGCGGTGGCCACCCTCGCCCGTGCGCTGCCGCTGCCGGGCCCCGCCTCGATCGGCGTCTGTCTGGTGGCCGCCGCCGGCGCCGGTATCGCGGCCGGCCAGCTCACCGGCCTCGGCGTGTCCGGGGCGCTGCTGGGCCTGGCGGCCGGCGGCTGCGCCCTGATCGGGCTGCGGGTGGCCAGTTACGACTACCCCTCCCGCTTCGTCCATCTGACGGCCGGGGTGGCCCTGCCGCTGGCCCTGGCCGCCCCGGCGGTCTACGTCCTGGGACGCACGCTGGGATAACCGCCACAGGAGGCGCACACGCCGCACAATCCCCAGGACTACGCGGCGAAACGGAGCGGCGGCCACCGGACAGCGCACCCTGCGCCCTCCGGCGGCCGCCGCTCCCGCTTCCCGTTCGACGTCGTCTAGGCTCCCCGGAATGCAGGCAGGGGGCCTGCCCGGACGAGTCGGCCGGTATCCGGCCCAGGTGTGGGGGAAGTGGTTCGATGCGTGCACTTCGTGTGCTGCTGTTCGTCGTGGTCATACTCGGCGGGCTCTTCGTGGCGGCCGACCGGGTCGCGGTGAATCTCGCCGAGGACAAGGCCGCGGACAAGATCCGCAGCAGCCAGGGGCTCGACAAGACGCCGAACGTCGCCATCAAGGGATTCCCGTTCCTGACCCAGGTCGCCGGCCGCAACCTCCAGGAGGTCGACGCCGACCTCGGGGGCATCGAGGCCCGCGCCGAGGGCCGCACGCTGCGCATCGACCAGCTGTCGGCACAGTTCCACGAGGTCGCGCTGAACAGCGACTACACCTCCATCGAGAGCGCCGCCTGGGCGACCGGCAACGCCCGGATCAACTACGCCGACCTGACCCGGGCGGCGGGCGCCGACGTCAAGGTCACCTACGGCGGCCAGAAGAACGGCCGCAGCCAGGTCAAGATCTCGCCGAACATCCCGGTGCTCAGCCAGCTGGACGTGACCGGCTCCATCACCATCGTCCACGGCGACACCGTCCGGCTGCGGGCCGACGGGCTCCCCTCGATGTGCAAGGTCCTGCATGGCTGCGAGGCCAAGGTCCGCGCCCAGACCGACCATGACTGGAAGCTGGAGCAGCTGCCCGGCAACCTGAAGCTGGAGAAGGTCGTGACGATGCCCGACGGCATCTCGATCTCCGCCTCCGGCAAGAACGTCAAGCTTCCCGGCTGACCGGCCGCCCACGGCGGGCCGCCCCACCGGCCCGCCCCCGGCCCGCCGCTCCGGCGCGCGGACGCTCCTGCGGCCCGCCGCACACCGCGCCGGCGCCCCGATCCGCCCGTCCGTCCAATTCCTGAGACACCCTGGTCCGTACGCCAGACCCCCCACCGGCGAACGGGCCCCGCGGGTCGCCGGACACGCGCCCGACGACCCCCTCCATCCCGCATTGCGGACAATCACGTCTCATCATTCGACACGCCGGTGACACGCCCCGCTCTGCCTCCCTACGATCGGAGCCATGCAGAGCTCATTGAGCGGTCTCCGTCCACGGGGACGTGCGGTACTGACGAAGCGGCGGGCAGTAGACCTGTGCCGCGTCGCCGCCATGCTCTGTCGCCCTGTCTGACGGGCCTTCCCCGCCCGTCCTCAGCCGGCCGGCCCTTCGGGCCGCCGTCCGCTCGTCCCCGCACGGCGCCCGCCCGGACCCACCGCCCGGAGATCGTCCGCGCGCCCCCGGCGGATCCGCGTGCCACTCTGCAACCGCCCCCGCAACTGCCCCGGAGGAGAACACCATGAGCCGTAGCGACGTCCTTGTAGACGCCGACTGGGTCGAGGCCCACCTCGAGGACCCGAAGGTCGTCCTCGTCGAGGTCGACGAGGACACCTCGGCCTACGACAAGAACCACATCAAGAACGCCGTCCGCATCGACTGGAAGCAGGACCTCCAGGACCCGGTGCGCCGTGACTTCGTCGACCAGGAGGGCTTCGAGAAGCTGCTCTCCGCCAAGGGCATCGGCAACGACGACACGGTCGTCCTCTACGGCGGCAACAACAACTGGTTCGCCTCCTACGCCTACTGGTACTTCAAGCTCTACGGCCACGGCAGCGTGAAGCTGCTCGACGGCGGCCGCAAGAAGTGGGAGCTGGACTCGCGCGACCTGGTCGACGGCTCCGAGGTTCCCCAGCGCCCGGCCACCGCCTACCGGGCCAAGGCCCAGAACACCGCCATCCGCGCCTTCCGTGACGATGTCGTCGCCGCGATCGACAACCTCAACCTGGTCGACGTGCGCTCCCCCGACGAGTTCAGCGGCAAGCTGCTGGCCCCGGCGCACCTCCCGCAGGAGCAGTCGCAGCGCCCCGGCCACGTGCCCAGCGCCCGCAACATCCCGTGGTCGAAGAACGCCAACGACGACGGCACCTTCAAGTCGGACGAGGAGCTCAAGGCCCTCTACGAGACGGAGTCCGTGGACCTGGCCAAGGACACCATCGCCTACTGCCGTATCGGTGAGCGCTCCGCGCTCACCTGGTTCGTCCTGCACGAGCTCCTGGACCAGGCGAACGTCAAGAACTACGACGGCTCCTGGACCGAGTACGGCTCGCTGGTCGGCGTGCCGATCGAGCTCGGCGCCGCCAAGTAAGCCCGCAAGCTTCTCCTCAACCCCTCAAGGAAGTACCCCTATGTGTGGAGCACAGGCAGGCGGCCCGGACGCCTCGACCCTCAAGCCCGGCGAGACCACGATCCAGGGCAGCGTGACCCGCGACGGCGAGCCCGTCACCGGTTACGTCCGACTCCTGGACAGCACCGGCGAGTTCACCGCCGAGGTCCCCACCTCC belongs to Streptomyces sp. NBC_01454 and includes:
- a CDS encoding putative leader peptide, which gives rise to MQSSLSGLRPRGRAVLTKRRAVDLCRVAAMLCRPV
- a CDS encoding MoaD/ThiS family protein, producing the protein MRYWAAAKAAAGTAEEPYAAATLAEALDAARAVHAANPEFARVLLRCSFLVDGDPVGTRDHGTVALAEGGTVEVLPPFAGG
- a CDS encoding sulfurtransferase, with the protein product MSRSDVLVDADWVEAHLEDPKVVLVEVDEDTSAYDKNHIKNAVRIDWKQDLQDPVRRDFVDQEGFEKLLSAKGIGNDDTVVLYGGNNNWFASYAYWYFKLYGHGSVKLLDGGRKKWELDSRDLVDGSEVPQRPATAYRAKAQNTAIRAFRDDVVAAIDNLNLVDVRSPDEFSGKLLAPAHLPQEQSQRPGHVPSARNIPWSKNANDDGTFKSDEELKALYETESVDLAKDTIAYCRIGERSALTWFVLHELLDQANVKNYDGSWTEYGSLVGVPIELGAAK
- a CDS encoding DUF1416 domain-containing protein, which produces MCGAQAGGPDASTLKPGETTIQGSVTRDGEPVTGYVRLLDSTGEFTAEVPTSATGQFRFYAAEGTWTLRALVPGGTADRTVVAEKGGLAEVAIAV
- a CDS encoding LmeA family phospholipid-binding protein: MRALRVLLFVVVILGGLFVAADRVAVNLAEDKAADKIRSSQGLDKTPNVAIKGFPFLTQVAGRNLQEVDADLGGIEARAEGRTLRIDQLSAQFHEVALNSDYTSIESAAWATGNARINYADLTRAAGADVKVTYGGQKNGRSQVKISPNIPVLSQLDVTGSITIVHGDTVRLRADGLPSMCKVLHGCEAKVRAQTDHDWKLEQLPGNLKLEKVVTMPDGISISASGKNVKLPG
- a CDS encoding ABC transporter ATP-binding protein; this translates as MGGQPTEKSMDFKGSGKRLLSQMRPERGVIGIALVLAVASVTLTVVGPKVLGRATDLIMSGVIGRRLPEGLSKAQAMDRLRAHGQGGLADMLGTMPVVPGRGIDFGAVGGVLLWATLIYLGAAVFGFVQARIATRVVQRTVFRLREQVEEKLARLPLSYFDRQQRGEVLSRATNDIDNIQQTLQQTLSQIVASLLTIAGVLVMMFWISWLLALVALVTVPVSIVVATQVGKRAQPQFVQQWKTTGKLNAHIEEMYTGHSLVKVFGRQRESAELFREQNDALYAAGFRAQFISGIIQPAMMFIGNLNYVMVAVVGGLRVASGALSIGDVQAFVQYSRQFSQPLTQVASMANLVQSGVASAERVFELLDAAEQEPDAARPARPERVEGRVEFEDVTFHYAADKPLIEDLSLAVHPGQTVAIVGPTGAGKTTLVNLLMRFYEVRGGRITLDGTDIAGMAREELRSHIGMVLQDTWLFGGTIAENIAYGAPAGTSMDKIVAAARATHVDRFVRTLPDGYETVLDDEGANVSVGEKQLITIARAFLAEPAILVLDEATSSVDTRTEVLIQHAMARLRSGRTSFVIAHRLSTIRDADVILVMENGAIVEQGPHDALLAAGGAYARLYAAQFAEAVAEPE
- a CDS encoding ABC transporter ATP-binding protein — encoded protein: MLVRLVRGHLRPHRRAISLIVLLQLIQTLATLFLPTLNADIIDNGVVKGDTGYIFGTGGFMIAVTLLQIVCAIGAVYFGARTAMALGRDLRAAVFDRVQSFSSREVGAFGAPSLITRTTNDVQQVQMLVLMTFTMMVTAPIMCIGGVLMALNQDVPLSGLLLVIVPVLGVLISLIVRRLRPLFRGVQQRIDTVNRVLREQITGIRVIRAFVRDGYERERFAGANTDLFEVSLRSGRLMSMMFPLVMLIVNLSSVAVVWFGGLRIDANDMQIGALTAFLSYLMYILMSIMMATFMVMMLPRAEVCAERIQEVLSTDSSVTPPENPVTTLRRHGELELRHVEFRFPGAEQPVLKDISLIARPGETTAVIGSTGSGKSTLLGLVPRLFDATGGAVLVDGEDVRTLDHETLARTIGLVPQKPYLFSGTVASNLRYGNPDATDDELWQALETAQAREFVERMEGGLAAPVAQGGGNVSGGQRQRLAIARALVRRPEIYLFDDSFSALDYATDAALRAALSRETDRATVVIVAQRVATIRGADRIVVLDEGRVVGTGTHTELMAGNETYREIVLSQLTEQEAA
- a CDS encoding alpha/beta hydrolase family protein, whose amino-acid sequence is MTPGPEADFARSCVPSITSSGQRVCLLTSDGVRIEAAHTPRRAPYGADPGACADAPAIVLAHGFTGALERPALRRVAAAFSQHADVITFSFRGHGGSGGRSTVGDREVEDLAAAVRWARALGHRRVATVGFSMGGSVVLRHAALHGPGAHEERTGAHPDTAVSVSAPARWYYRGTASMRRVRWAITRPAGRLVSRLGLRTRIHPEDWDPVPLSPTEAVPRIAPTPLLLVHGDRDPYFPLDHPHMLMSAADPATTELWIERGFGHAENAAGPELLGRIGEWIAARTPA